Within Cnuibacter physcomitrellae, the genomic segment ATGATCCCGAGCCCGATGAAGCCGACGGTCCCCGTCGTCATCGGACCGGGTCGACGCGGAGCCGAGCGTCGATCTCCTCGATCGACTCCCCTCGTCTCCGCGGCATGAAGACGAGTCCGAGGAACCCGGAGCCGACCGTCACGACGATCATCAGCACCGAGACCCCCACGAGGCCCGAGGCGAGCAGGGTGGGCACGAACACCAGGGAGATGGCCGAGGCGATGCGGGCGACGCCGAAGCTCAGCCCCAGCGCGGTGCTCCGCAGCTCCGTCGGGAAGAGCTCCTGCGACCACACCTTGTAGTGCGCCTCACCGGCCATCGTAGTGCCGATGCCGTAGGTGACGAAGGCGATCACGAGCGTCACGGCACCGGCCGGGAGGACGAGCGGCACGATCCAGGCGGCCACCTGCACGATCGCCCCGACCACGAAGATCGGCCGCCGCGCCGGGCCGTCCATCGCCCGCATGATCGCGAGCACCGTGAGGAGCACGACCGGGACCCCGATGAGCGAGACCAGGAGCGCGGTGGACGGGCTGAGGCCTCCGACCGTCTCGAGCGAGTAGAGGCCGAAGGAGCCGTAGAAGTTGGTGCCGATCGTCAGCAGCACGTAGAAGCCGAGGATGAAGAGCGTGTTCCGCAGCAGGGGCGAGCGGAACAGGGCTCGCGCCCCCTCCCGGGTCGCGCCCGCGGTGCGAGCGCTCTTCCACGCCACGGGCTCGCCGATGCGCCGGCGCAGGGCCCAGGTGATGAGCGCCAGGACGAGGAGATGACCGAACACGATGCGCGGCATCCACTCGCCGAGACCGGTCGAGGCCAGGACCACCAGGATCACGATCAGCGGACCGAGCCCCCAGAGCAGCTGCGTGAAGGTGACGAGCCGGCCGCGCCGCTTCCCCGGTGCCGTCTCCCCGACCACCGTGATCGAGGTGGGCACGTCCGCCCCCACGGCGAGACCCACGATGATCACGCCGATGAAGAGCATGACCGGCGCGACGGCGCACACGATCCAGAGCAGCCCGAAGGCGTAGAGCAGGAGGTCGAACGAGTACACGCGCTTGCGGCCCACGCGGTCGCCGATCCGGCCGCCGACGATCGCGCCGATCCCGATGCACACCGTGAGCGCCGCGGACAGGAAGCCGAGCTGCCAGGCGTCGAGGGCGAACTGGTTGCGCCAGAGGGTGAGGCTGGCGCTCACGGCGACGATGGTGCCGGCGTCGAGGTAGGAGGCCATGCCGGCCAGCAGGGCGGTGCGCCAGGGTCGGCGGGCCTGCGGGTCGGCGGGCGCGGCATCCGGCGAGGCGGCGGCCTGCGCCGGGCTGGGGAAGGGCTCGGTCATGGGAGGGTCTCCGATCGTCGGGTCGTGCGGGTCATCGGGTCGTGCGAGGTCATGCGGGACGTGCGAGGTCGTGCGGGTCATCGGCGCAGGGCGGGATCGGCGGCCTGCGCGGCCTGGACCCACTGCGCGGCCTGAGCGCTGAGCAGCGTGTGGAGGCCGCCGAGGTCGACGTTGTAGTCGACGACGTGCAGGCCGAGCGCCGAGGTCGCGGTGTCGGGCAGCATGCCCGTGGGGTCCTCGATCTGCAGCCAGCTCGCGTTGGAGGTCGCGTCGCCGGCGAAGGCGCAGCGCCCGGTGAGGGCTCCCGGGGTGGCCCGGTAGCCGGTCGGATCCGACGGCAGCGTGTATCCGATCAGGAGGTGGGTCAGCGCCCCGTTCGGCGCGAGGAGGCTGCCGCGTACCAGCGTGCGCGTCGGCAGCACCGGGTCGAGCGGGGTCGTCGCGTCAGGAGCCGCTCCGGCGAGGAGCGCGCTCGGGTTGACGCACGCGATCTGGTGCCCCGGGTCGAGGTTGTCCGCCAGGCTCCCGGAGGTGGGCCTCGAGCCGGACGGCTGCCCGTAGCTCGAGTACGCGATCACGCATCCCGTGGGCACGCTGCCGGACTGCGGCTGGCAGAGCGGCAGGTGCTGGAAGGTCGACGCGGGATCGGATCCGCCGCCGACGGTCGCACCGATCGGCACCTGCACCTGACCGCCGAGCACGACGGCGCTGACCAGCTGCGCCGTCGCCGTCGGGTCGCCGTCGACCGAGTGCTGCAGGAGCTCCTCGACCGCGACGCTGCCCTGCGAGTGGCCGAGCACGATCACTCCGCGACGCTCGCCGGTGACGGGGTCGATGTTGTCGTGCGCCCAGTAGTCGTCCCATGCCTGCTGGACGTCGGCGAACCCCGGGCCCGGGTACGGGTCGCCTCCGGTCGCGCCGCTCAGTGCGAGCTGCGCGAGGGTGCTCTGCCGGTAGAGGGGCGCGAACACCCGGCACAGGTCGGTCAGCGGACCGAGCTGCGCGAGCAGCACCGCCACCTCGTCGTCGCGCGCGGAGGGCGGGGCCGAGCCGACCATCAGCGGCGGGTTGGGCAGCAGGTCGACCGTCGGATAGACGTAGAAGCAGTCCACGGGCGGCTCTGCTCCGGTGGACGGCTGCGTCACGGTGGTCGAACCGTCCGCAGCGACGGTGGTCGACAGCGGCACGGTCGTGCCGTCGGGGTAGCGCCCGGTCGCGTCCCCGCACGCGGACCTCGGGTCGGCGGGATGGCACAGCCAGACCGGATGCGCGAGCGGGGCCGTGAGGGACGGCGCCGCAGATGCGGTCGAAGGGTCGGACGGGGTCGTCGCCACCGGAGCGGCGGCGAGCGAGATCGTCAGCGCTGCGGCGGTCGCCAGGGAGAGGAACAGGGAAGGCATCGTCGCCTCCTTTCGTCGGTGCACCGGGAGGTGCAGGGGTCAGAGCCGCGTCGTCACGGCTCCCGCAGGGTGGTCGCTCTCGCGTCCGTCACGATCCACGAAGGTGAACGGGACGGGAGAGTCGATCTCGACCCGGTCGCCCTCGACCGCGACGCGCACGGGGCCGAACGGCGTGGCGGCGGCGCCGGAGGCGCGCGTGAGCCGGCCGGGGCGGGGCGCGATCCGCATCCGTGTGCAGCCGGGCTCGGCGGGCCGGA encodes:
- a CDS encoding MFS transporter, translating into MTEPFPSPAQAAASPDAAPADPQARRPWRTALLAGMASYLDAGTIVAVSASLTLWRNQFALDAWQLGFLSAALTVCIGIGAIVGGRIGDRVGRKRVYSFDLLLYAFGLLWIVCAVAPVMLFIGVIIVGLAVGADVPTSITVVGETAPGKRRGRLVTFTQLLWGLGPLIVILVVLASTGLGEWMPRIVFGHLLVLALITWALRRRIGEPVAWKSARTAGATREGARALFRSPLLRNTLFILGFYVLLTIGTNFYGSFGLYSLETVGGLSPSTALLVSLIGVPVVLLTVLAIMRAMDGPARRPIFVVGAIVQVAAWIVPLVLPAGAVTLVIAFVTYGIGTTMAGEAHYKVWSQELFPTELRSTALGLSFGVARIASAISLVFVPTLLASGLVGVSVLMIVVTVGSGFLGLVFMPRRRGESIEEIDARLRVDPVR
- a CDS encoding DUF3089 domain-containing protein — protein: MPSLFLSLATAAALTISLAAAPVATTPSDPSTASAAPSLTAPLAHPVWLCHPADPRSACGDATGRYPDGTTVPLSTTVAADGSTTVTQPSTGAEPPVDCFYVYPTVDLLPNPPLMVGSAPPSARDDEVAVLLAQLGPLTDLCRVFAPLYRQSTLAQLALSGATGGDPYPGPGFADVQQAWDDYWAHDNIDPVTGERRGVIVLGHSQGSVAVEELLQHSVDGDPTATAQLVSAVVLGGQVQVPIGATVGGGSDPASTFQHLPLCQPQSGSVPTGCVIAYSSYGQPSGSRPTSGSLADNLDPGHQIACVNPSALLAGAAPDATTPLDPVLPTRTLVRGSLLAPNGALTHLLIGYTLPSDPTGYRATPGALTGRCAFAGDATSNASWLQIEDPTGMLPDTATSALGLHVVDYNVDLGGLHTLLSAQAAQWVQAAQAADPALRR